In Methylocystis echinoides, one genomic interval encodes:
- a CDS encoding O-acetylhomoserine aminocarboxypropyltransferase/cysteine synthase family protein, with protein MHNETVAIHAGYDGDPATHAVAVPIYQTVAYEFDSADHAAALFDLEEEGFRYSRIANPTTAVLERRVAALEGGVGALAVATGQAALYYAFANVADAGGDIVAAPTLYGTTHTLLQHVLARQGVKVRFAASDSPADMAAAIDADTKAVFCESVGNPAGAISDIAALADVAHAHGVPLIVDNTVPTPILLRPIEHGADIVVHSLTKFMGGHGTTLGGAIVDGGRFPWGQYPERFPTFNQPDASYHGLVYVDRFAQSAYIARARSVYQRTTGAVLSPLNAFLLLQGLETVAVRVERHVDNARRVAEFLRDHPRVAWVHYAGFPGNPYYELAQKYLDGRPPSLLTFGVKGGVETGKRLYDALRLIKRLVNIGDTRSLACHPASTTHRQMTAAEQEKAGVTPEMLRLSVGIEHIDDILADLDQALGAASSAPRRDAAE; from the coding sequence ATGCATAACGAAACGGTTGCAATCCACGCAGGCTATGACGGCGATCCAGCGACGCATGCGGTGGCCGTGCCGATTTATCAAACCGTGGCCTATGAGTTCGACAGCGCGGATCACGCGGCGGCGCTGTTCGATCTCGAGGAGGAGGGCTTTCGCTACAGCCGCATCGCCAATCCGACGACGGCCGTGCTGGAGCGCCGCGTCGCCGCACTCGAAGGCGGGGTCGGCGCGCTCGCGGTCGCGACGGGCCAGGCGGCGCTCTATTACGCTTTCGCCAATGTTGCGGACGCTGGCGGGGACATCGTCGCCGCGCCGACTCTCTATGGGACAACCCATACGCTGCTTCAACATGTTCTGGCGCGACAAGGCGTGAAAGTGCGCTTTGCCGCGAGCGACTCGCCCGCAGACATGGCGGCGGCGATCGACGCCGACACCAAGGCCGTGTTTTGCGAGAGCGTCGGCAATCCCGCAGGCGCGATCAGCGACATTGCCGCTCTCGCCGATGTCGCGCATGCGCATGGCGTTCCCTTGATCGTCGACAATACGGTGCCGACGCCCATTCTGCTTCGCCCGATCGAGCATGGCGCCGATATTGTCGTCCACTCCCTGACCAAGTTCATGGGCGGACATGGAACGACGCTCGGCGGCGCCATCGTGGATGGCGGGCGCTTCCCGTGGGGCCAATATCCCGAGCGCTTTCCGACCTTCAATCAGCCCGACGCTTCCTACCATGGTCTCGTCTATGTCGACCGGTTTGCGCAGAGCGCCTACATCGCCCGCGCGCGGAGCGTCTATCAGCGCACGACGGGAGCCGTGCTGTCGCCGCTCAACGCCTTCCTGCTGCTGCAAGGCCTGGAGACCGTGGCCGTGCGCGTCGAGCGCCACGTCGACAACGCTCGCCGCGTCGCGGAATTCTTGCGCGACCATCCGCGCGTCGCCTGGGTGCATTACGCGGGCTTTCCCGGTAATCCTTACTACGAACTCGCACAGAAATATCTGGACGGCCGGCCGCCGTCTTTGCTCACTTTCGGGGTGAAGGGCGGAGTTGAGACAGGCAAGCGTCTCTACGATGCGCTTCGTCTCATCAAGCGGTTGGTGAATATCGGCGACACGAGATCGCTCGCCTGCCATCCCGCATCCACGACCCATCGTCAAATGACTGCCGCGGAGCAGGAGAAGGCGGGCGTGACGCCCGAGATGCTGCGTCTCAGCGTCGGCATCGAGCATATCGACGACATTCTGGCGGATCTCGACCAGGCGTTGGGCGCGGCGTCTTCCGCGCCTCGTCGGGACGCCGCAGAATGA
- a CDS encoding amino acid--[acyl-carrier-protein] ligase, producing MTHAVKSRGTDEAILDRLFDSMGVAGVYARTRQYEDVVDALQRLISRHRPESAEVFRFPPVMSLRQLERQGYLNSFPQLLGCVCCLHGSEADIAASVERAKRGADWTQDARAAELVLSPAACYPVYPIAAARGRIPAEGLTFDVAADCFRHEPSRDLDRLQSFRMREFVRIGSPAEVATFREGWMQRATSIAEELELPFEFDRASDPFFGRVGQLLAANQVEQALKFELLIPVRAEGAPTACMSFNYHRDHFGKTWELIDENGETAHSACVAFGMDRLAIALFSIHGLCLEDWPHRLRKTLQID from the coding sequence ATGACCCACGCAGTTAAATCCCGCGGGACTGACGAAGCCATTCTCGACAGGCTCTTCGATTCGATGGGCGTAGCGGGAGTCTATGCGCGGACTCGTCAATACGAGGATGTCGTCGATGCGTTGCAACGGCTGATTTCACGCCATCGTCCCGAGAGCGCGGAAGTCTTTCGGTTTCCGCCGGTGATGAGCCTGCGGCAGCTCGAAAGGCAGGGTTACTTGAACAGTTTTCCCCAGCTTCTCGGCTGCGTCTGCTGTCTGCATGGGTCCGAGGCGGATATCGCCGCGTCCGTCGAGCGCGCGAAGCGGGGCGCCGACTGGACGCAGGATGCGCGCGCCGCCGAGCTCGTCTTGAGTCCGGCCGCCTGCTATCCCGTCTATCCAATCGCGGCGGCGAGAGGGCGCATACCTGCCGAGGGCTTGACCTTCGACGTCGCGGCGGATTGCTTCCGTCATGAACCGTCGCGCGATCTCGATCGACTGCAGTCGTTCCGCATGCGGGAATTCGTGCGCATCGGCTCCCCGGCGGAGGTCGCGACCTTCCGCGAGGGATGGATGCAGCGCGCGACGTCGATCGCGGAAGAACTGGAGCTTCCTTTCGAATTCGATCGCGCGAGCGACCCGTTCTTCGGTCGCGTCGGGCAGTTGTTGGCCGCCAATCAGGTCGAGCAGGCGCTGAAGTTCGAGTTGCTGATCCCCGTCCGCGCGGAAGGCGCGCCGACGGCCTGCATGAGCTTCAATTATCATCGAGATCACTTCGGCAAGACCTGGGAACTGATCGACGAGAATGGCGAGACCGCGCATTCCGCCTGCGTCGCCTTCGGAATGGACCGGCTGGCAATCGCCCTGTTTTCGATCCACGGCCTGTGTCTGGAAGACTGGCCGCATCGCTTGCGCAAAACGCTGCAAATCGATTGA
- a CDS encoding homoserine O-succinyltransferase, with amino-acid sequence MRRLKRGDGAVLEVAFVNNMPDAALSATEAQFARLVRAGAAGRAVRWRCYALPGLDRSEKARRYLARSHEAIEALYRRGADAVIVTGSEPRAERLEREPYWPHIQRLVDWAREHTRAAIWSCLAAHAATLHLSGIERRPETRKMSGVLQFTNYAPEWSGERAGTRIVPHSRCNGLDRDALERYGFQIGSNSDVAGVDMFWRREPSLFVFLQGHPEYDADTLAKEYRRDVLRFLDGAQSTYPAQPERVFDAALSARLDELTARIRCGCVADANRTLESLLAGQSYGAPWKEDAIALYRDWLSTVDALRKARQD; translated from the coding sequence ATGAGGAGGCTCAAGCGCGGCGACGGCGCTGTGCTCGAGGTGGCGTTCGTCAACAATATGCCTGATGCGGCGCTTTCCGCCACGGAGGCGCAGTTTGCAAGGCTCGTGCGCGCGGGGGCGGCGGGGCGGGCCGTGAGATGGCGCTGCTACGCGCTTCCCGGTCTCGACCGATCGGAGAAGGCGCGTCGCTATCTTGCGCGCAGCCACGAGGCCATCGAGGCGCTTTATCGACGCGGGGCCGATGCGGTGATCGTCACCGGGTCTGAACCGCGCGCAGAGAGGCTGGAGCGCGAACCATACTGGCCGCACATCCAAAGGCTCGTCGACTGGGCGCGGGAGCATACGCGCGCCGCAATCTGGTCGTGCCTCGCCGCACACGCGGCGACCCTGCATTTATCCGGTATCGAGCGGCGCCCGGAGACCCGCAAGATGAGCGGGGTTCTTCAGTTCACGAACTACGCCCCGGAGTGGAGCGGGGAGCGCGCCGGGACACGCATCGTTCCGCACTCGCGCTGCAACGGCTTGGACCGGGACGCGTTGGAACGTTATGGCTTTCAGATCGGTTCAAATTCGGATGTCGCGGGCGTCGATATGTTTTGGCGCCGGGAGCCGAGCCTGTTCGTGTTTCTCCAGGGACATCCCGAATATGACGCTGACACGCTCGCTAAGGAATATCGGCGCGATGTGCTTCGCTTTCTCGATGGCGCGCAGTCCACCTATCCAGCCCAGCCAGAGCGGGTCTTTGATGCGGCCTTGTCGGCGCGACTCGACGAACTGACGGCGCGCATTCGATGCGGTTGCGTGGCCGACGCAAACCGGACCCTTGAAAGCCTGCTTGCCGGACAGAGCTACGGTGCGCCTTGGAAAGAGGATGCAATCGCGCTCTATCGAGACTGGCTGTCTACCGTCGACGCCCTCCGAAAGGCGCGCCAGGACTAG
- a CDS encoding branched-chain amino acid aminotransferase, whose protein sequence is MATAPGLLSPTWTFFQGRWREGNTPILGARTHGAWLGSTVFDGARAFEGVTPDLDLHLARINHSAREMLLEPVLSVAQWRELVEDGLRKFAPDAALYIRPMYWAEDGLGGGVRFDPASTNWCLTIYEAPMPTPRGGAITLSPFRRPSSETAPVGAKAGCHYANGARALIEAGKRGFDNCLMRDLLGDVAEFANANAFLGRDGVVFTPAPNGAFLNGITRQRVIGLLRADGVEVVEKTLRYEDFLSADEIFSTGNFQKVAPMSQIDGRYLAAGPFYKRARSLYWDFAHSRASLVAAS, encoded by the coding sequence ATGGCGACCGCGCCCGGTTTGCTTTCGCCCACCTGGACGTTTTTCCAGGGGAGATGGCGCGAAGGCAATACGCCGATCCTTGGCGCACGCACGCATGGCGCGTGGCTCGGGTCGACAGTGTTCGACGGGGCCCGCGCCTTCGAGGGCGTGACGCCCGACCTCGATCTGCATCTGGCGCGGATCAATCATTCGGCGCGCGAAATGTTGCTCGAACCGGTCTTGAGCGTCGCGCAGTGGCGCGAGCTTGTGGAGGATGGGCTGCGAAAATTCGCGCCCGACGCGGCGCTCTACATCCGGCCAATGTATTGGGCGGAGGATGGATTGGGCGGCGGCGTGCGCTTCGATCCTGCGTCGACGAACTGGTGCCTGACGATCTACGAGGCGCCGATGCCGACGCCGAGAGGGGGCGCGATTACGCTGTCGCCTTTCCGCCGACCCAGTTCGGAAACGGCGCCGGTAGGCGCCAAAGCTGGTTGTCATTACGCAAATGGCGCGCGGGCGCTCATCGAGGCGGGTAAGCGCGGCTTCGATAATTGCCTGATGCGCGACCTGCTCGGCGACGTTGCGGAATTCGCCAATGCCAACGCCTTTCTCGGAAGGGATGGCGTCGTTTTCACGCCGGCGCCGAATGGCGCCTTCCTGAATGGGATCACGCGTCAACGCGTCATCGGTCTTCTTCGCGCGGACGGCGTCGAGGTTGTCGAGAAGACGCTGCGTTATGAGGATTTCCTCAGCGCCGACGAAATTTTCTCGACGGGCAATTTTCAAAAGGTCGCGCCAATGTCGCAAATCGACGGCCGTTATTTGGCGGCGGGGCCGTTCTACAAGAGGGCGCGGTCGCTCTACTGGGATTTCGCGCATTCGCGGGCCTCTCTCGTGGCGGCGTCCTGA
- a CDS encoding long-chain-acyl-CoA synthetase: protein MADRSVNKAFVRALKLTAAINENPRLVLPLAFDEVARQRGDAPALLSERGDLTFRELSERSLRYAQWALAQGLAKGDAVALIMEGQPEYVAIWLGLTRIGVVVALINHHLTGAALAHCIRVAEPRLILCSTKFRRACEDVASERLSVIACDEGFERDLARQSAEPPALPESARPTLSDHALYIYTSGTTGLPKAAIVSHRRLMNWALWFQGLIDVTPDDRMYDCLPLYHSVGGVVAVWSTLLGGGAVVLRERFSASAFWSDVVAHRCTLFQYIGELCRYLIHAPPCPEERQHRLRMTIGNGLRPEVWPVFQRRFAIPRILEFYAATESNFSLYNVEGEPGAIGRIPAFLATRHPVRLVRYDVETETPLRGDDGFCVPCGPNEAGEAIARIANDFEGYLDSEASQKKILRNVFASGDAWMRSGDLMRKDARGFFYFLDRIGDSFRWKGENVSTAEVAQAIAAYPGVLDAAVYGVEAPGCDGRAGMAAIVAGETFEIDGLYPYLAARLPGYARPLFLRLSRELVLTATFKHRKRELADQGFDPRLIPDPVFFASSKQSIYVPLDASLFLKIVAGAVQL, encoded by the coding sequence ATGGCTGATCGTTCGGTTAACAAAGCCTTTGTTCGCGCGTTGAAACTCACCGCCGCGATCAATGAGAACCCGCGCCTGGTCTTGCCGCTCGCCTTCGACGAGGTCGCGCGCCAACGCGGCGATGCGCCTGCGCTCCTCTCCGAGCGCGGCGATCTCACCTTTCGTGAACTCTCGGAAAGGTCGCTGCGCTATGCGCAATGGGCTCTGGCGCAGGGTCTCGCCAAGGGCGACGCCGTGGCGCTGATAATGGAAGGGCAGCCCGAATATGTCGCCATCTGGCTCGGCTTGACGCGCATCGGCGTCGTGGTCGCGCTGATCAATCACCATCTCACGGGCGCGGCGCTGGCCCATTGCATCCGGGTCGCCGAGCCGCGTCTGATCCTCTGCTCGACCAAGTTTCGCCGCGCCTGCGAAGACGTCGCGTCAGAGCGGCTCTCCGTCATTGCGTGCGACGAGGGGTTCGAACGCGATCTTGCCCGGCAATCCGCCGAGCCGCCGGCGCTCCCCGAGTCCGCCCGGCCCACGCTCTCCGACCATGCGCTCTACATTTACACTTCCGGCACGACCGGCTTGCCTAAAGCGGCGATCGTCTCCCATCGGCGCTTGATGAATTGGGCGCTGTGGTTCCAGGGCCTCATCGACGTCACGCCCGACGACCGCATGTATGACTGTCTGCCGCTCTATCACTCGGTCGGCGGCGTGGTCGCGGTGTGGTCGACGCTGCTCGGGGGCGGCGCCGTCGTGTTGCGTGAGCGATTCTCGGCGAGCGCCTTCTGGAGCGACGTTGTCGCCCATCGCTGCACGCTGTTCCAATATATTGGCGAGCTGTGTCGCTATCTCATCCATGCCCCGCCCTGCCCCGAAGAGCGCCAGCACAGACTGCGCATGACGATCGGCAATGGGCTGAGGCCGGAAGTCTGGCCCGTTTTTCAGCGACGATTTGCGATCCCGCGCATTCTCGAATTCTACGCGGCGACGGAAAGCAATTTCTCTCTCTACAATGTCGAAGGCGAACCCGGGGCCATAGGCCGGATTCCGGCCTTCCTCGCAACGCGGCATCCCGTGCGGCTCGTCAGATATGACGTCGAGACAGAGACGCCTCTGCGTGGCGACGATGGTTTCTGCGTCCCCTGCGGGCCGAATGAAGCGGGCGAGGCGATCGCCCGCATCGCGAATGATTTCGAGGGCTACCTCGATTCCGAGGCCTCGCAGAAGAAAATCTTGCGCAACGTCTTCGCATCTGGCGACGCCTGGATGCGCAGCGGCGATCTGATGCGCAAGGATGCGCGCGGCTTTTTTTATTTTCTCGACCGCATCGGCGACAGCTTCCGCTGGAAGGGCGAGAACGTATCGACGGCGGAAGTCGCGCAGGCGATTGCCGCCTATCCCGGCGTTCTCGACGCCGCCGTCTATGGCGTAGAAGCGCCAGGCTGCGACGGGCGGGCCGGCATGGCGGCGATTGTCGCGGGCGAGACGTTCGAGATCGACGGGCTTTACCCCTATCTCGCCGCGCGCCTGCCGGGTTACGCGCGGCCGCTGTTCCTGCGGCTGTCGCGCGAGCTGGTTTTGACCGCAACGTTCAAACACCGGAAGCGCGAGCTTGCCGATCAGGGATTTGATCCTCGACTCATCCCTGACCCTGTCTTTTTCGCGTCTTCGAAGCAGTCTATATATGTTCCGCTGGACGCCTCGCTTTTTTTGAAGATCGTCGCAGGCGCCGTCCAACTCTAG
- a CDS encoding phosphopantetheine-binding protein translates to MNPLTANAASRIHALLGAFLPEAEAVARSQDLRELGLTSLQMVNLMLSIEAEFDVLIPASKLLPTNFRSIETIESLLSEIAR, encoded by the coding sequence GTGAACCCGTTGACCGCAAACGCCGCCAGCCGCATTCACGCCCTCCTTGGCGCTTTCCTGCCCGAAGCGGAAGCAGTTGCGCGCAGCCAGGATCTGCGCGAGCTCGGCCTGACGTCGCTCCAGATGGTCAATCTGATGCTCTCGATAGAAGCCGAATTCGACGTGCTGATTCCAGCTTCGAAGCTGCTGCCGACCAATTTTCGAAGCATCGAAACGATTGAGAGTCTGCTGAGCGAGATCGCTCGCTGA
- a CDS encoding acyl-CoA dehydrogenase family protein encodes MSMAGNVSTELEARTPLDFSARVAAAAAVAAKFADVVDHDARFPTEAFEELKKQRLLGILLSPAFGGEGRSVADAAQLCYALGRVCSSTSMIYAMHAANVACVANHADENARCFAALRRIGFEQKLLASSTTEGKNGADVRNSAAALVRHGDRISLDRDASVVSYGAAADAIVTTARRSPESLPSDQTLALFFKEDYQLRPTATWDVMGMRGTCSEGFRLLAQGDREQAFSEPYDRIHRRSMVPVTHLLWAACWAGIAAGAVSRAQTFVRKISRAQKGAPPPGAPLATQASLSLMNLVALVDSAIADYLDRAPEPERLDEIGYQTSLNLLKVSASEGAIATVMQAFQACGISGYRNDSEFSLTRPLRDILSASIMINNSRILSTVGPPCLIGGVPEAITRARQ; translated from the coding sequence ATGTCGATGGCTGGCAATGTTTCGACGGAACTGGAGGCGAGGACGCCGCTAGACTTTTCCGCGCGGGTCGCCGCGGCGGCGGCCGTCGCAGCGAAATTCGCCGATGTGGTCGACCACGACGCACGATTTCCGACCGAAGCGTTTGAAGAACTGAAGAAGCAGAGGCTGCTCGGCATTCTCTTGTCTCCAGCCTTTGGGGGAGAGGGGCGGAGCGTCGCCGATGCGGCGCAACTCTGCTACGCCCTCGGCCGGGTCTGTTCGTCAACCTCCATGATTTACGCCATGCACGCCGCCAACGTTGCCTGCGTCGCCAATCATGCGGATGAAAACGCCCGCTGCTTCGCGGCGCTGCGTCGCATCGGCTTCGAGCAGAAGCTGCTCGCATCGTCTACGACAGAAGGGAAAAACGGGGCGGATGTGCGAAACAGCGCGGCGGCGCTCGTTCGCCACGGCGACCGAATCTCGCTCGACCGCGACGCCTCGGTCGTCTCTTACGGGGCCGCCGCCGACGCGATCGTAACAACGGCGCGGCGTTCGCCGGAGTCCTTGCCGAGCGATCAGACGCTCGCGCTCTTCTTCAAGGAAGACTACCAGCTGCGCCCCACAGCGACATGGGACGTCATGGGCATGCGCGGAACCTGTTCCGAAGGGTTCCGGCTGCTCGCGCAAGGCGACAGGGAGCAGGCGTTCTCAGAACCCTACGATCGGATTCATCGTCGCAGCATGGTTCCCGTAACCCATCTGCTTTGGGCCGCCTGTTGGGCGGGGATCGCCGCGGGAGCGGTCTCACGCGCGCAAACGTTCGTTCGCAAGATCTCGCGCGCGCAAAAGGGCGCTCCCCCGCCGGGCGCGCCGCTGGCGACGCAGGCGTCGCTATCCCTGATGAATCTCGTCGCGCTCGTCGATTCCGCCATCGCCGACTATCTCGATCGCGCCCCCGAGCCGGAGCGGCTTGATGAAATCGGCTATCAGACGTCGCTCAACCTTCTCAAGGTTTCCGCTTCGGAAGGAGCGATTGCGACCGTGATGCAGGCGTTTCAGGCCTGTGGAATCTCTGGGTATCGCAACGACAGTGAGTTCAGCCTGACGCGACCGCTGCGTGACATTCTTTCGGCCTCCATCATGATCAACAACTCTCGCATTCTCTCGACTGTCGGACCCCCTTGTTTGATTGGCGGCGTTCCGGAAGCGATTACGAGGGCGCGCCAATGA
- a CDS encoding cupin domain-containing protein — MMAFDKKLVFSTAKDVEMKPCPINPAWVIEGAPVARNFILSVSLDGTATALVWDCTTAVFHWRYNVDETVYVLEGSAVIRDDSGVERVIQAGDHMLFRAGSHAVWRVETYIRKVAFCRTPVPAPLMFMARVLRKLRRLIGASHKEGDAPSMFSDA, encoded by the coding sequence ATGATGGCGTTTGACAAAAAGCTTGTCTTTTCGACCGCGAAAGACGTCGAGATGAAGCCTTGTCCGATCAACCCCGCCTGGGTGATCGAAGGCGCTCCGGTTGCGCGTAACTTTATCTTGTCGGTCAGTCTCGACGGGACCGCGACCGCGCTGGTGTGGGATTGTACGACCGCGGTGTTTCACTGGCGTTATAACGTCGACGAGACAGTCTATGTTCTCGAAGGCTCAGCGGTCATCCGGGACGACAGCGGCGTGGAGCGCGTCATCCAAGCTGGCGACCATATGCTTTTTCGCGCAGGGTCACACGCGGTTTGGCGTGTCGAGACTTACATTCGCAAGGTCGCTTTCTGCCGCACCCCTGTGCCGGCGCCGCTGATGTTCATGGCGCGGGTCCTGAGAAAGCTGCGGAGACTTATCGGCGCTTCGCATAAGGAAGGCGATGCCCCGTCGATGTTCAGTGACGCTTGA